The region TCGTTGTGGTCGGCGATGCGGGCGATGACGGTGTGGAAGCCGTGGTCGGTGGCCGTGGCCACCAGCGTGTCGAGCAGGCCCCGGCCGACCCCCTGGCCCTGGTGGGAGGGATCGACGTAGACCGAGTCCTCGACCGTGGTGCGGTAGGCGGGCCGTTCCCGGTATGACGACAGCGACCCGAACCCCAGGACCGTCGGCCCCCGGGTGGCGACCAGCACGGCGTGCGCCCCCGCCCGATCGGCCAGCCAGCGTCGCTGCTCCTCGACGGTGCGGACGACCAGGTCGAACGTGTGGGTCGTCTCCACGACCTCCCGGTTGTAGATCGCCCGGAGCGCCTCGGCATCCTCCAGCGTCGCCGTCCGGATCTCCATCGGCGTCGAGCGTAGAGCGCGCTGCGTGGGCGATCGGGCCATCCAGCCCCTCGACCTTCACTCGAAGGTTAGGGAGTGACCTGGCGTGTGTCGGAGGGTCTTGCGCTTTGAAGAAGCTCCGTATGACGGAAGATGTGACATCGCGCACAGGTCGCAACCCCCTTTCGGGTCTCATGGGCAGGTCGCCATCCGCCTGGGTGGTTCGGCGGCTGCTACCGGCATTCGTACTCATCGAGAGGCAAGGCACCTATGCAACGTGTACTCAATCGGCGTCGGAGTTGGCTTGTGGCCATCGCTCTTGGCGCGTCCGCGATCGTCGCTCCGACGATCGCTCCGACCCCTGCTGGCGCTGTGAACGCTCCGCTGATCACCGAGGACGGCCTCGGGATCCGCGTT is a window of Acidimicrobiales bacterium DNA encoding:
- a CDS encoding GNAT family N-acetyltransferase; the protein is MEIRTATLEDAEALRAIYNREVVETTHTFDLVVRTVEEQRRWLADRAGAHAVLVATRGPTVLGFGSLSSYRERPAYRTTVEDSVYVDPSHQGQGVGRGLLDTLVATATDHGFHTVIARIADHNEASVALHRACGFDLVGVEREVGRKFSRWIDVLVMQRILP